The Chitinophagaceae bacterium genome window below encodes:
- a CDS encoding rhodanese-related sulfurtransferase, translating to MILHNKFDKQTLRKFLESEDYERKTLSFYRYVKIENPAEFRDFLYNRLSAINVLGRIYVANEGVNGQISLPADKQEDLKTFFESMPGFENLRLNFAVEDKKDSFLKLKIKVRKKIVADGLNDETFDVTSKGVHLDAAGFNKLTDEENTVLIDMRNHYESEIGHFEKAICPDVDTFRDSLPIIADMLEDKKDKKIVMYCTGGIRCEKASAWLKHKGFEKVYQLDGGIIEYARQVKESGLKNKFIGKNFVFDERLGERIGNEIISECHQCGAPCDTHTNCANDACHLLFIQCENCAQKYNACCSSECSDFIQLPLEVQKEKRKGIMKGRQVYKKGRIRPKINSKD from the coding sequence ATGATACTGCATAATAAATTTGATAAGCAAACTTTAAGAAAATTTCTCGAATCTGAGGATTATGAAAGAAAAACGCTTTCATTTTATCGCTATGTAAAGATTGAAAACCCTGCTGAATTCAGAGACTTTTTATACAATAGATTAAGTGCTATCAACGTGTTGGGTAGAATTTATGTAGCCAATGAAGGTGTGAATGGTCAGATTAGCTTACCTGCCGATAAGCAGGAAGATTTAAAAACTTTTTTTGAAAGCATGCCGGGCTTTGAAAACCTGCGCTTAAATTTTGCTGTAGAAGATAAGAAAGACTCCTTTTTAAAGTTAAAAATTAAAGTTCGTAAGAAAATAGTCGCTGACGGGCTGAATGATGAAACTTTTGATGTTACTTCCAAAGGCGTTCATCTTGACGCGGCCGGGTTTAACAAACTAACGGATGAGGAAAATACAGTTTTGATTGATATGCGTAATCACTACGAAAGTGAAATCGGGCATTTTGAAAAAGCTATTTGTCCGGATGTTGACACTTTTCGGGATTCATTGCCGATTATAGCTGATATGCTTGAAGATAAAAAAGATAAAAAAATTGTTATGTATTGTACCGGTGGGATACGTTGTGAAAAAGCGAGTGCCTGGTTAAAGCATAAAGGTTTTGAAAAGGTTTATCAGCTTGACGGAGGTATTATTGAATATGCCAGACAAGTCAAGGAAAGTGGATTAAAAAACAAGTTTATTGGAAAGAATTTTGTGTTTGACGAGCGCCTTGGCGAGCGTATAGGAAATGAAATTATCAGTGAATGTCATCAATGCGGTGCTCCCTGTGATACCCATACCAATTGTGCCAATGATGCCTGTCATTTGTTGTTTATACAGTGTGAGAATTGTGCTCAAAAATACAACGCATGCTGCAGTAGCGAATGTAGCGACTTTATACAATTGCCTTTAGAAGTTCAAAAAGAAAAGCGTAAAGGGATTATGAAAGGCCGTCAGGTTTATAAAAAAGGGAGAATACGCCCGAAAATCAATTCTAAGGACTAA
- the lipB gene encoding lipoyl(octanoyl) transferase LipB, translating into MTDVFSCELGLIDYKEAWDLQERIFAKIIETKVANRKLSPEEQLTQNHYLLLCSHPPVFTLGKNAKQEHLLLNEEQLLEKGISVYNINRGGDITHHGPGQIVGYPILDLDYFFTDIHKYLRLLEETIILTLKEYDIEAGRLKGSTGVWLDSDNPFRARKICAMGIRCSRWVTMHGWAFNVNNNLDYFNMIIPCGITDKQVTSMEKELGHKVDEAEVTAHLKKHFSQLFEARFTDMAKSHLSNI; encoded by the coding sequence ATGACAGATGTTTTTTCTTGTGAATTAGGATTGATTGATTATAAAGAAGCCTGGGATTTACAGGAAAGAATTTTTGCTAAAATCATTGAAACCAAAGTGGCTAACCGGAAGTTATCTCCGGAAGAACAGCTTACCCAAAATCATTATTTACTACTTTGTAGCCATCCTCCTGTATTTACATTAGGGAAAAATGCAAAACAAGAGCATCTGCTGCTCAATGAAGAACAATTGCTTGAAAAAGGAATTAGTGTTTACAATATAAACAGGGGAGGGGATATTACGCACCATGGCCCCGGGCAGATTGTTGGTTACCCGATTTTAGATCTCGATTATTTTTTTACTGACATTCATAAATACCTTCGATTATTAGAGGAAACCATTATTCTTACTTTGAAGGAATATGATATAGAAGCTGGCAGATTAAAAGGATCAACAGGCGTATGGTTAGATTCTGATAATCCCTTTCGGGCAAGAAAAATATGTGCAATGGGTATTCGTTGCAGCCGCTGGGTTACAATGCATGGCTGGGCATTTAACGTGAATAATAATCTGGACTATTTTAATATGATAATCCCCTGTGGAATAACAGATAAACAAGTGACTTCAATGGAAAAAGAACTTGGTCATAAAGTTGATGAAGCGGAAGTTACAGCACATTTGAAAAAGCACTTTTCACAACTTTTTGAAGCCCGTTTTACAGATATGGCCAAAAGCCACTTGAGTAATATATAA
- a CDS encoding bifunctional phosphoglucose/phosphomannose isomerase codes for MMDKLIENFPQQLEEAIEIGINANIRKPKIKIKNIVLSGLGGSGIGGNLVQELTSNELTVPFSINKDYFLPNYADENTLVIISSYSGNTEETLNAMELALDRGCHIICVSSGGKVIEKARQHKLDYIEVPGGMPPRACLGYSFVQQLFILIKIDLLNGLFKDNLLKSVDMLKSKQSEIKKTAKELSDFLYNSCPVIYISAHMESVAIRFRQQINENSKMLCWHHVIPEMNHNELVGWRDKSENLAVVYFRNNDDFERIQKRVEINKKIIGQYTSRQMEVYSKGENLLEQSLYLIHLGDWVSYFLAEKRNRDAVEVDVIDFLKGELSKS; via the coding sequence ATGATGGATAAACTAATTGAGAATTTCCCTCAACAACTGGAAGAAGCTATTGAAATTGGCATTAATGCAAATATTCGCAAGCCAAAAATTAAGATAAAAAATATTGTTCTTTCCGGTTTAGGCGGTTCAGGAATTGGTGGAAATTTAGTTCAGGAACTTACTTCAAATGAACTTACTGTTCCTTTTTCTATCAATAAAGATTATTTTCTGCCGAACTATGCAGATGAAAATACATTGGTTATCATTTCTTCTTATTCAGGCAATACTGAAGAAACTTTGAATGCTATGGAATTGGCTTTGGATAGAGGTTGCCATATCATTTGTGTGAGTTCCGGAGGAAAAGTTATTGAAAAAGCAAGACAACATAAGCTCGATTATATAGAAGTTCCGGGAGGAATGCCTCCAAGAGCTTGTTTAGGGTATTCATTTGTACAACAGCTTTTCATTTTGATAAAAATCGATTTACTTAACGGACTTTTTAAAGACAATTTGTTGAAAAGTGTGGATATGCTTAAGTCTAAGCAAAGTGAAATAAAGAAAACTGCAAAGGAATTAAGCGACTTTTTATACAACAGCTGTCCGGTTATATATATATCTGCTCACATGGAGTCGGTTGCTATTCGTTTCAGACAGCAAATTAATGAAAACAGTAAAATGCTATGTTGGCATCATGTGATTCCAGAAATGAATCATAATGAATTGGTCGGTTGGAGAGATAAGTCTGAAAATCTGGCAGTGGTATATTTTAGAAATAACGATGATTTTGAAAGAATTCAAAAGAGAGTAGAGATAAATAAAAAAATTATTGGACAGTACACAAGCCGTCAGATGGAAGTTTATTCCAAAGGAGAAAACTTACTGGAACAATCGCTATATCTGATTCATTTGGGTGACTGGGTGTCTTATTTTTTAGCTGAAAAGAGAAACCGGGATGCAGTAGAGGTTGATGTGATAGATTTTCTGAAAGGTGAACTTTCGAAATCATAA
- a CDS encoding ATP-dependent DNA ligase, protein MRHFASAIHQLRETAKTNKKISILAEYFATANERDKIWALALLTGRRPKRPVKTSLLRLWAAEIAEIPNWLFEESYHITGDLAECMALLMPFDGESVSENLHHIMEELKELTQLSDELKSEYVKKYWQKMNRKERFVFNKLLTGGFRIGISQSLTLRSLEKATGIKRESLAHRITGNWEPHNTTFEDLIFSKDSNDDLSKPYPFYLAYPIENPATDLAEFNQWTAEFKWDGIRGQLIYRDKKLFVWSRGEELVTDQFPEFEKLIDRLPVSCVLDGEILPFKDGKTGTFNELQKRLGRKKVSKKMIEEYPVLFKAYDIFEYKQEDFRQEKLTKRRDVLHKIVESTDLKEVLQFSESLDIQTSDDFEILRNRARYEGAEGIMIKHKDSRYEQGRKRGNWWKFKAKPFSLDMILTYAMRGHGRRANLFTDYTFALLDKEGMPVTVAKAYSGLSDLEFKEVNSFIRKNAIDKFGPVRQVKAELVFEIAFENIRKSGRHKSGYALRFPRIARWRRDKPAVEADTLEALKQIHKKYFS, encoded by the coding sequence ATGAGGCATTTTGCTTCTGCTATACATCAACTTAGGGAGACAGCTAAGACCAACAAAAAGATTTCAATTTTAGCTGAATATTTTGCAACAGCAAATGAAAGGGATAAAATTTGGGCCTTAGCATTGTTAACAGGTCGGAGACCTAAAAGGCCGGTTAAAACATCTTTACTAAGATTATGGGCTGCTGAAATTGCTGAAATTCCAAACTGGCTGTTTGAGGAGTCCTATCATATTACAGGTGATTTGGCAGAGTGTATGGCACTTTTAATGCCTTTTGACGGTGAATCTGTATCAGAGAACCTCCATCACATTATGGAGGAGCTGAAAGAATTGACTCAGCTTTCGGATGAACTCAAGTCAGAATATGTGAAAAAGTACTGGCAAAAAATGAATCGTAAAGAGCGGTTTGTTTTTAATAAACTGCTCACAGGTGGTTTCAGAATTGGTATATCTCAGAGTTTAACACTCAGATCTTTGGAAAAAGCTACGGGCATAAAAAGAGAATCCTTAGCGCATCGCATAACCGGGAATTGGGAACCTCATAACACAACTTTTGAGGATTTAATTTTTTCTAAAGATTCAAATGACGACCTCAGCAAACCATATCCTTTTTATCTGGCATATCCAATTGAAAATCCGGCAACAGATTTAGCTGAATTCAATCAATGGACAGCAGAGTTTAAGTGGGATGGCATAAGAGGGCAATTAATCTACAGAGATAAAAAACTATTTGTTTGGTCAAGAGGTGAGGAACTGGTAACTGATCAGTTTCCCGAATTTGAAAAGCTTATTGACCGGCTTCCGGTATCATGTGTGTTGGATGGGGAGATTTTACCTTTTAAAGATGGAAAAACAGGTACTTTTAATGAATTGCAAAAGCGATTGGGCAGAAAAAAGGTAAGTAAAAAAATGATTGAAGAATATCCTGTTTTATTCAAGGCTTACGATATATTTGAATACAAACAAGAAGATTTTCGACAGGAGAAACTAACAAAACGTAGAGATGTCCTGCATAAAATAGTTGAAAGCACGGATTTAAAGGAAGTACTGCAATTTTCTGAAAGTCTGGACATACAAACTTCTGATGATTTTGAAATTCTCAGAAATCGTGCAAGGTATGAAGGAGCTGAAGGTATCATGATTAAGCATAAGGACAGCAGATATGAACAAGGACGAAAAAGAGGAAATTGGTGGAAATTTAAAGCAAAACCTTTTTCTCTTGATATGATTTTGACGTATGCCATGCGCGGTCATGGTCGGAGAGCTAATTTGTTTACTGATTATACTTTTGCTTTGCTGGATAAGGAAGGAATGCCGGTTACTGTTGCTAAGGCATATTCCGGTTTATCAGATTTAGAGTTTAAGGAAGTAAATTCATTTATCCGTAAAAATGCGATAGATAAATTCGGACCTGTTAGGCAAGTGAAAGCGGAATTGGTTTTTGAAATTGCTTTTGAAAATATCAGAAAGTCCGGCAGACACAAATCCGGTTATGCACTGCGATTCCCCAGGATTGCAAGGTGGCGAAGAGACAAGCCTGCGGTTGAAGCTGATACTTTGGAAGCTTTAAAACAAATACATAAAAAATACTTCTCCTGA
- a CDS encoding RluA family pseudouridine synthase: protein MSDTELQDENLEPGQVQDDDLYEEITIVADKGQEPLRIDKFLLNRLDKVSRNKIQNAVKAESVLVNETPVKTNYRIKPFDKITVVLYKPSREFPMEAENIPLEIVYEDQYLVVLNKQAGLVVHPGSGNYTGTLVNALMHHFGNLPDLSAQNQRPGIMHRLDKNTSGLMVIAKDEFCMSHLAKQFFDRTIKRTYQALVWGEPAEPEGKVEINIGRHKRFRKKMDVFTEEEEGKYAVTNYKLLESIGYVSVVECVLETGRTHQIRVHMKYLGNPVFNDEVYGGDRIIKGTIHSKYKQFIDNCFKICPRQALHAKSLGFYHPILKKDMFFESEIPNDMQLLIEKWKNYYKFALNQS, encoded by the coding sequence ATGTCAGATACTGAATTGCAAGACGAAAATTTAGAACCCGGTCAGGTTCAGGATGATGACTTATATGAGGAAATTACTATAGTCGCAGATAAAGGTCAAGAGCCACTCAGAATAGATAAATTTCTTTTAAACCGTTTAGATAAGGTAAGTAGAAATAAAATCCAAAATGCAGTTAAAGCAGAGTCGGTTTTAGTAAATGAAACGCCTGTTAAAACGAACTATCGGATAAAGCCTTTTGATAAAATTACGGTGGTGCTTTACAAGCCTTCCCGCGAGTTCCCAATGGAAGCTGAAAATATTCCGCTTGAAATCGTTTATGAAGACCAGTATTTGGTGGTTTTAAACAAACAAGCCGGATTAGTTGTGCATCCCGGTTCAGGAAATTATACCGGTACTTTGGTCAATGCATTAATGCATCATTTTGGAAATCTGCCCGATTTGTCTGCGCAAAATCAAAGACCGGGAATTATGCATCGTCTGGATAAAAATACCAGTGGGTTAATGGTCATAGCTAAAGATGAATTTTGCATGAGTCATCTGGCAAAACAATTCTTTGACAGGACGATTAAAAGAACATATCAGGCATTGGTTTGGGGAGAACCCGCAGAACCGGAAGGTAAAGTTGAAATAAATATCGGCAGGCATAAGCGATTTCGCAAAAAAATGGATGTTTTTACCGAAGAAGAGGAAGGGAAATATGCAGTAACTAACTACAAACTACTGGAAAGTATCGGCTATGTTAGTGTTGTTGAGTGTGTGCTTGAAACAGGGCGCACCCATCAAATTCGGGTTCACATGAAATATCTGGGAAATCCGGTTTTTAATGATGAGGTCTATGGTGGAGATCGGATTATAAAAGGTACGATTCACTCTAAGTACAAGCAGTTTATCGATAACTGTTTTAAAATTTGTCCTCGCCAGGCACTTCATGCAAAATCCTTAGGCTTTTATCACCCAATACTGAAGAAAGATATGTTTTTTGAATCAGAGATTCCAAATGACATGCAATTGTTAATTGAAAAATGGAAAAATTACTACAAGTTTGCTCTTAACCAGAGTTGA
- a CDS encoding AsmA family protein → MHLFKKISLIVLGLLTALTVLLAGVIFFKGDYIKAQLVSAINDQIDTEIYVKKGIHIEFWSHFPNITVSFNEIEIKEKAPLGDRNFLKAEKVEFVINIWDIFRTDYIVRRVILENGKFTFEQFSDGSLNYDILKKQETEQETAGDFNLDIRKIELNNIEIDYKDNINNFFISTAFEKSTVSARMDQKEFTAFIDAACLVNLFEIDEHSWITSENFSFKGEILINTELRKYLLNDINIQFAGIDFKTSGEISAPTDSWFFDMNISAEAEKLDDLQSYLPEYVRNNFDGINGHLSLESVIKGELSSDKIPEITADFRVKDAAFKSTLYRQNIEKITANGKFTSGTAIDCSSCELNVNDISFQWENQRLSGGVQVKNLKKPVIQANANGLLSLEVINHFADLPYQTKGNLTIRDFKITVHPEFLATNIDRAIPQLSGGLDFQNLTFQNGNEKLTAGTVQLALNNRQIEIKKMVLKDAYQDLEIKGNTNNLISYFAAFNPESKIAANPTFNLNISGKKLDIEKIADFFNASPGSQSENQDVVEFDLYDFLNFSGSITANLNQIKYGTINTSDFKGDLRMTSRQARLNNFSFNAARGRFTGNAVLNVRKNNNVDIEGSFQARNVNIQQLFNECYNFGQEFITGKHISGLLDTDVTIGNYWRNGEYDLDRLTVIADLNLKNGRLINFEPMEALSSYIHTEELKNIQFSNLSNHIEIGNSRVFIPGMNINTNAFKIHLEGIHTFENEIDYNVRVNLSHILANRYKSRRVSRDYWEDTSEGITLFLSMKGMADNPDISYNSRAAREKIAEDFRRQGGEVRNAFRGELEDYDRRRENRDWETEAEPEFIDWD, encoded by the coding sequence ATGCACCTTTTTAAAAAAATAAGTCTTATTGTCTTAGGTCTGCTCACTGCACTGACTGTGCTCCTGGCAGGTGTCATTTTTTTTAAAGGTGATTACATAAAAGCACAGCTTGTCAGCGCTATTAATGATCAAATTGATACTGAAATTTATGTTAAAAAAGGTATTCACATTGAATTTTGGTCTCACTTCCCCAATATAACCGTCAGTTTTAATGAAATTGAAATAAAAGAAAAAGCCCCCCTTGGCGACCGAAATTTCCTGAAAGCCGAAAAAGTAGAGTTCGTCATAAACATCTGGGACATCTTCCGAACTGATTATATAGTCCGACGGGTCATTCTGGAAAATGGAAAATTTACTTTTGAACAGTTCTCTGACGGAAGTCTCAATTATGATATTCTTAAAAAACAGGAAACGGAACAGGAAACAGCCGGTGATTTTAATTTAGATATTCGAAAAATTGAACTGAATAATATAGAAATTGACTATAAAGACAACATAAACAATTTTTTCATATCCACCGCCTTTGAAAAAAGTACGGTTTCAGCCCGCATGGATCAAAAGGAGTTTACCGCCTTCATAGATGCCGCTTGTTTGGTTAATCTGTTTGAAATAGATGAACACTCCTGGATAACAAGTGAAAACTTCAGCTTTAAAGGCGAAATCTTAATTAACACAGAGCTCAGAAAGTATCTCCTGAACGATATAAACATTCAATTTGCCGGTATAGATTTTAAGACGAGCGGAGAAATCTCTGCACCGACAGACAGCTGGTTTTTTGATATGAACATCTCTGCCGAAGCGGAAAAATTAGATGATTTGCAAAGCTATCTGCCCGAATATGTGCGTAATAACTTTGATGGCATAAACGGACACCTCAGCCTTGAATCAGTGATAAAAGGTGAGCTCAGCAGCGATAAAATCCCTGAAATAACGGCTGATTTTCGAGTTAAAGATGCCGCCTTTAAAAGCACCCTTTACCGTCAAAATATTGAAAAAATCACTGCTAACGGCAAATTCACTTCCGGAACTGCTATTGATTGCTCTTCCTGTGAGTTAAACGTAAATGACATTTCTTTTCAATGGGAAAATCAACGCCTGAGCGGTGGAGTGCAGGTCAAAAACCTGAAAAAACCGGTTATACAGGCTAATGCAAACGGGCTTTTATCACTTGAAGTTATCAATCACTTTGCCGACTTGCCTTACCAAACAAAGGGTAATTTAACTATTAGAGATTTTAAAATAACCGTACACCCTGAATTTTTAGCAACAAATATCGACAGAGCAATTCCTCAACTTTCGGGAGGACTTGATTTTCAAAATCTTACTTTTCAAAACGGCAATGAGAAACTAACTGCCGGCACCGTTCAATTAGCACTTAACAACCGCCAAATTGAAATCAAAAAAATGGTACTTAAAGATGCCTATCAGGATTTGGAAATAAAGGGAAACACCAATAATCTGATTAGTTATTTTGCTGCTTTCAACCCGGAAAGTAAAATTGCTGCAAACCCTACCTTCAACCTGAACATCAGCGGTAAAAAGCTGGATATAGAAAAAATTGCCGACTTTTTTAATGCGAGCCCGGGAAGTCAATCAGAAAATCAGGATGTAGTAGAATTTGATTTGTATGACTTCCTGAACTTTAGCGGGAGTATAACTGCCAACTTAAACCAAATCAAGTACGGAACCATCAACACTTCGGATTTTAAGGGAGATTTAAGAATGACATCACGACAGGCACGACTGAATAACTTTTCATTTAATGCTGCACGGGGAAGATTTACCGGAAATGCTGTTTTAAATGTCCGTAAAAACAATAATGTAGATATTGAAGGAAGTTTTCAGGCCAGAAATGTAAATATTCAACAACTTTTCAATGAATGCTATAATTTTGGACAGGAATTTATCACCGGAAAACACATTTCCGGTCTATTAGATACAGATGTTACCATAGGAAATTACTGGCGAAACGGTGAGTATGATCTTGACAGATTGACTGTAATCGCCGATTTAAACCTGAAAAACGGCCGCCTGATAAACTTTGAACCAATGGAGGCTCTCTCTTCTTACATACACACAGAGGAGTTAAAAAACATACAATTCAGCAATTTAAGCAACCATATAGAAATAGGTAACAGCCGAGTTTTTATTCCAGGGATGAACATAAATACCAATGCTTTTAAAATACATCTGGAAGGTATACACACATTTGAAAATGAAATTGATTATAATGTACGGGTAAACCTTTCTCATATTTTAGCAAACAGATACAAAAGCCGCAGAGTTTCCAGAGATTACTGGGAAGACACCTCAGAAGGAATTACTCTATTCTTAAGCATGAAAGGCATGGCCGATAACCCGGACATTTCTTACAATTCCAGAGCTGCCAGAGAAAAAATTGCCGAAGATTTCAGAAGACAGGGAGGCGAAGTTAGAAATGCTTTCAGAGGAGAACTGGAAGATTATGACCGTCGACGTGAAAACAGAGATTGGGAAACTGAAGCCGAACCCGAGTTCATTGATTGGGATTAA
- a CDS encoding universal stress protein: MKKILVPTDFSEFSANALNFAVHIAKKTNSLLEIVNIHFRDDPAIKDETRPKLKEFLANATQACDVELVDIEERKAVSGEISCKLTIRQGFIVDEIISYSNQESVDLIVMGTRGAGVMKKYILGTNSADVIKKANCPVLTIPGRARFNQMNKIIFPVELKENVGKKVLYTKKLFNQIGGEVRLLHIKNEDSAKTDEKVKALRNNLSEVGLENCDIHVVDMIENVSKSIEKYSADHKPDLLVLAPSHHNLFERLFGKSVTLRLAFHLNIPMLSLSGKFD; this comes from the coding sequence ATGAAAAAAATATTAGTACCAACAGACTTTTCAGAGTTCTCAGCAAATGCACTAAACTTCGCTGTTCATATTGCCAAAAAAACAAATAGTCTGCTTGAAATTGTAAATATTCACTTCAGAGATGACCCTGCAATTAAAGATGAAACCAGACCTAAGTTAAAAGAATTTTTAGCCAATGCAACTCAGGCTTGTGATGTCGAATTAGTTGATATTGAGGAGCGAAAAGCAGTCAGCGGAGAAATTTCTTGTAAACTTACCATTCGCCAGGGTTTCATAGTAGATGAAATTATCAGCTACTCCAATCAGGAATCGGTAGATTTGATAGTAATGGGTACAAGAGGTGCCGGAGTGATGAAAAAATACATTTTAGGTACAAACTCAGCAGATGTAATTAAAAAAGCAAACTGTCCGGTCTTAACAATCCCCGGCAGAGCCCGGTTTAACCAAATGAATAAAATTATTTTCCCTGTAGAACTGAAAGAAAATGTTGGGAAAAAAGTACTGTATACTAAGAAACTTTTTAATCAGATTGGTGGGGAAGTCAGATTGTTGCACATAAAAAATGAAGATAGCGCTAAAACTGATGAAAAAGTAAAAGCTTTGAGAAATAATTTAAGTGAAGTAGGTTTAGAAAATTGTGATATTCACGTAGTTGACATGATAGAAAATGTGAGTAAAAGTATTGAAAAATACAGTGCCGACCATAAACCGGACTTATTGGTACTGGCACCTTCTCATCACAATTTGTTTGAAAGACTTTTTGGTAAAAGTGTTACCCTGCGATTAGCTTTTCACCTGAATATACCGATGCTTTCTCTTAGTGGAAAGTTTGACTAA
- a CDS encoding GHKL domain-containing protein, whose product MDIYKQKYNFKLFLIFCAAGIVVLSIWYTNNLAGKIAYEERKKAELLASAYKQLNQADENTDISFLFEVIKNNESLSVILTDEDENIITWRNFDSTRVASNPDYLKDELKRMIESGDPIQIEISPGMYNYIYYKDSFILIQLRYFPYIQLGTIALFLLISYIAFSNTRKAEQNKVWVGMAKETAHQLGTPISSLMAWVEYLKSLPESDPNMYNEISKDVERLELISERFSKIGSKPAFKEVHLSSGIENMVQYFTNRTSEHVKIIFNKENAYEGNLKLMPTLFDWVLENLIKNAIDAMEGKGTIEISSGEEDNMVWIEIKDSGKGLPRSKFKTIFEPGFSTKKRGWGLGLSLSKRIVEEYHKGKIYVKSSILGEGTTFRIKLKKN is encoded by the coding sequence ATGGATATATACAAACAGAAATATAATTTTAAGCTATTCTTAATTTTTTGTGCCGCAGGAATTGTGGTGCTTTCCATTTGGTACACCAACAATTTGGCCGGGAAAATCGCCTATGAGGAAAGAAAAAAAGCTGAATTGCTTGCCAGCGCTTACAAACAGCTGAATCAGGCTGATGAAAACACAGATATATCTTTCCTTTTTGAAGTAATAAAAAACAACGAATCACTATCTGTCATTCTTACAGACGAAGATGAAAACATTATTACCTGGCGAAATTTTGACAGCACCCGCGTAGCTTCCAATCCGGACTATTTAAAAGATGAGTTAAAAAGGATGATAGAATCCGGCGATCCCATTCAAATTGAAATTTCGCCCGGAATGTATAATTACATTTATTATAAAGACAGCTTTATATTAATTCAGTTACGCTACTTTCCTTACATACAGCTGGGAACCATCGCATTATTTCTTCTAATCAGCTACATTGCCTTCAGCAATACCCGTAAAGCAGAGCAAAACAAAGTTTGGGTAGGAATGGCAAAAGAGACAGCTCATCAGCTGGGCACTCCTATTTCGTCCCTTATGGCCTGGGTAGAATACTTAAAAAGTTTACCGGAAAGTGACCCAAATATGTACAATGAAATATCAAAAGATGTGGAAAGACTGGAGCTTATCAGTGAGCGCTTTTCAAAAATAGGATCCAAACCTGCATTCAAAGAAGTGCATCTTAGCTCCGGCATAGAAAATATGGTTCAGTATTTCACTAACAGAACATCTGAACATGTAAAAATAATTTTCAATAAAGAAAATGCTTACGAAGGCAATCTGAAACTCATGCCTACACTTTTTGACTGGGTGTTGGAAAATCTTATTAAAAACGCCATAGATGCCATGGAAGGAAAAGGAACCATAGAAATCAGCTCGGGTGAGGAAGATAATATGGTTTGGATTGAAATTAAAGATAGCGGCAAGGGACTACCCAGATCTAAGTTCAAAACTATCTTTGAACCGGGTTTCAGTACGAAAAAAAGAGGCTGGGGACTGGGGCTTTCCCTTTCCAAAAGAATCGTAGAAGAATATCATAAAGGAAAAATTTATGTTAAAAGTTCTATCTTAGGGGAAGGAACTACTTTTAGAATTAAACTAAAGAAAAATTGA